One genomic segment of Peribacillus sp. FSL H8-0477 includes these proteins:
- a CDS encoding BA3454 family stress response protein, with product MVQFTVRVNYQGKLYQTNVLAHREDAEEEIYNRAFEQVQRQWKE from the coding sequence ATGGTTCAATTTACTGTACGTGTAAATTATCAAGGTAAGCTTTATCAAACCAATGTTCTTGCACATCGTGAAGATGCAGAAGAAGAAATCTATAACAGAGCTTTTGAACAAGTACAAAGACAATGGAAAGAATAG
- the qoxA gene encoding cytochrome aa3 quinol oxidase subunit II: MKLKGILLFLIFTIVTVLTGCDNPLLVLDPKGPVAEEQSNVIKLSMWTMAGVVLVVIVLYAFMLTKYRASKSSADYEPPHIEGNKYLEALWIGIPIIIVAFLGWVTVGSLDKVENEQTGYTEDKLTIYAVSSNFKWHFSYPEEDIETVNYLNIPTDRPLEFKLYSYGPISSLWIPQLGGQKYAMSDMVNTLHLAADVPGAYMGRNANFSGEGFAHMEFEALAMPPAEYEEWVKDVKATADELTEDKFNELLEADHVGRSTFNGTHLDFAPAPTGHNHGTDDSEDGPKEDNKDHEEHEHDHK, translated from the coding sequence ATGAAACTAAAGGGAATTTTACTGTTTTTAATTTTCACTATTGTCACCGTGTTAACGGGTTGTGATAATCCGTTACTCGTTCTTGATCCAAAAGGCCCGGTTGCTGAAGAGCAATCAAATGTTATTAAGTTGTCCATGTGGACTATGGCCGGAGTTGTATTAGTTGTTATTGTATTATATGCATTCATGCTTACTAAATATCGTGCTTCAAAATCTAGTGCGGACTACGAACCACCGCATATTGAGGGAAATAAATATCTTGAGGCGCTATGGATTGGTATTCCAATCATTATTGTTGCCTTCCTTGGGTGGGTAACAGTTGGCTCGCTTGATAAAGTCGAGAATGAACAAACTGGTTATACTGAAGATAAACTGACTATTTATGCTGTATCATCTAATTTTAAATGGCACTTTAGCTATCCAGAAGAAGATATAGAAACGGTTAACTACTTGAACATCCCAACAGATCGACCACTTGAATTCAAATTATATTCGTATGGCCCTATTTCAAGTTTATGGATTCCACAACTTGGAGGTCAAAAGTATGCAATGAGTGACATGGTTAATACCTTGCATTTAGCTGCAGACGTTCCTGGAGCTTATATGGGCAGAAACGCTAACTTCAGTGGTGAAGGATTTGCTCATATGGAGTTTGAAGCATTAGCTATGCCTCCTGCAGAATACGAAGAATGGGTTAAAGATGTTAAAGCAACAGCTGATGAGCTGACAGAAGATAAATTTAATGAACTTCTAGAAGCCGATCATGTTGGACGCAGTACCTTTAATGGAACACATTTAGATTTTGCTCCAGCACCTACTGGTCATAATCATGGAACAGACGATTCCGAAGATGGTCCCAAAGAAGATAATAAAGATCACGAAGAACATGAACACGATCATAAATAA
- the qoxB gene encoding cytochrome aa3 quinol oxidase subunit I, whose protein sequence is MKWDEFIVTGEPMILMAQISIIVASIAIVAGLTYFKKWGYLWKEWLTTVDHKRIGIMYILAALLMLFRGGVDALLMRAQTARPENGLLDGQHYNEIFTTHGVIMILFMAMPFIIGLMNIVTPLQIGARDVAFPRLNAISFWLFFAGAMLFNISFVIGGSPDAGWTAYFPLASTEFSETVGNNYYAIAIQIAGIGTLMTGINFIVTILKMRAPGMTLMKMPMFVWSNLITNVIIVFAFPVLTVALALMTTDRLFGTQFFTTANGGSDMLWANLFWVWGHPEVYIVILPAFGIYSEIISTFARRNLYGYKSMVISMVAISLLSFVVWAHHFYTMGHGAVVNGIFSITTMAIAVPTGVKIFNWLFTLRKGKIQFTSPMLYALAFIPIFTIGGVTGVMLAMASADYQYHNTMFLVAHFHYVLIPGTVFAVIAGFIYWWPKIFGFSLNEKIGKVTFWFIAISFNVTFFPMFVTGLNGQARRMYTYSESTGFGALNMLSFVGALGLAIGFGLLVYNIYWSTRYMPRNETSDPWDARSLEWATHSPIPEYNFALVPTVESTEAFWDQKKHNIPLFKGKYEPIHMPNNSGIPVILGVLFFFWGFFMVFSWWIPAIIATIGIFACMVYRTFEKDHGHYISVEEIEETENKSRGAHA, encoded by the coding sequence ATGAAATGGGACGAATTTATCGTAACCGGAGAACCCATGATTCTTATGGCGCAGATCAGCATCATCGTTGCTTCGATCGCCATCGTTGCGGGCTTAACCTATTTTAAAAAATGGGGATATCTCTGGAAAGAATGGTTAACAACTGTTGACCATAAACGAATCGGGATTATGTACATTTTAGCTGCCTTACTTATGTTATTTAGAGGGGGCGTTGATGCACTATTAATGCGTGCACAGACAGCTAGGCCTGAAAACGGTCTTTTAGATGGGCAGCATTATAATGAGATCTTTACAACACACGGGGTTATCATGATTTTATTCATGGCAATGCCTTTTATCATTGGTTTAATGAACATCGTTACTCCTTTGCAAATTGGGGCACGTGACGTTGCTTTCCCACGTTTGAATGCAATCAGTTTCTGGTTATTCTTTGCTGGAGCAATGCTATTCAATATTTCCTTCGTAATCGGAGGATCACCTGATGCAGGTTGGACGGCTTATTTCCCTCTTGCCAGCACAGAATTCAGTGAAACGGTTGGGAATAACTATTACGCTATTGCCATCCAAATAGCGGGTATTGGTACCTTAATGACCGGGATTAACTTTATTGTTACCATCCTGAAAATGAGAGCTCCTGGCATGACATTAATGAAAATGCCAATGTTCGTTTGGTCCAACCTGATCACGAACGTTATCATCGTTTTTGCTTTCCCAGTATTAACTGTGGCATTAGCATTAATGACAACGGATCGTTTGTTCGGCACTCAATTCTTCACCACAGCTAATGGTGGTAGTGATATGCTTTGGGCCAACCTATTCTGGGTTTGGGGACATCCTGAGGTATATATCGTTATTCTTCCTGCTTTCGGGATTTATAGTGAGATTATTTCTACGTTTGCTCGTAGAAATCTGTATGGATATAAATCAATGGTTATCAGTATGGTTGCCATTTCGTTGCTTTCATTTGTAGTATGGGCTCACCATTTCTACACAATGGGTCACGGCGCAGTAGTTAATGGAATCTTCTCTATTACAACTATGGCCATTGCAGTTCCTACCGGGGTCAAGATATTTAACTGGCTCTTTACGCTCCGAAAAGGAAAAATACAATTTACCAGTCCTATGCTATATGCATTAGCATTTATTCCAATCTTCACAATTGGTGGGGTAACAGGTGTAATGCTTGCTATGGCAAGTGCTGATTACCAATACCACAACACCATGTTCTTAGTAGCTCATTTCCACTATGTATTAATTCCAGGAACAGTATTTGCAGTAATTGCTGGATTTATCTACTGGTGGCCAAAGATCTTTGGTTTCAGCTTGAACGAAAAAATCGGGAAAGTCACGTTCTGGTTTATTGCAATCAGCTTTAACGTAACGTTCTTCCCAATGTTTGTTACTGGTCTAAATGGTCAGGCACGTCGTATGTACACGTATTCTGAATCTACAGGTTTTGGTGCCTTGAATATGCTTTCATTTGTCGGAGCACTTGGTCTTGCAATTGGATTCGGATTACTAGTTTATAATATTTATTGGAGCACACGTTACATGCCAAGAAACGAAACTTCAGATCCTTGGGATGCACGTTCATTAGAATGGGCTACTCATAGTCCAATTCCAGAATACAACTTTGCTCTTGTTCCAACAGTTGAATCTACAGAAGCTTTCTGGGATCAAAAGAAACATAATATCCCGTTATTTAAAGGGAAGTATGAGCCAATTCATATGCCAAACAATAGTGGAATACCAGTTATTCTTGGCGTACTCTTCTTCTTCTGGGGATTCTTCATGGTATTCAGCTGGTGGATTCCAGCAATCATAGCAACAATCGGAATCTTTGCTTGTATGGTTTATCGTACATTCGAGAAAGATCATGGACACTATATTTCAGTTGAAGAAATAGAAGAAACTGAAAACAAATCGCGAGGTGCTCACGCATGA
- the qoxC gene encoding cytochrome aa3 quinol oxidase subunit III, with amino-acid sequence MKIDNSLPLEYGTEENRLKIFGFWIFLGAEIALFATLFAVYFTLVNRTGDGPTGSEIFELTPVLIETFLLLTSSFTIGLAIHAMRIGNKKAMMTFFGITLVLGLGFLGTEIFEFVTYIHEGATYQTSAFVSALMTTLGTHGAHVTLGLFWGLFIIMQVRKQGITPETANKSFIFSLYWHFLDIVWIFIFSFVYLKGLM; translated from the coding sequence ATGAAAATAGATAACTCGCTTCCTTTAGAATATGGAACCGAAGAAAATCGGTTGAAAATATTTGGTTTTTGGATCTTTTTAGGGGCAGAAATTGCCCTCTTCGCTACCTTGTTTGCCGTGTACTTCACACTGGTTAACCGGACTGGAGATGGACCCACAGGCAGTGAAATATTTGAACTTACACCGGTTTTAATTGAAACATTCCTGTTGCTGACAAGCAGCTTCACAATCGGTTTAGCTATTCATGCTATGCGGATTGGTAATAAAAAAGCGATGATGACGTTCTTTGGAATTACGCTAGTCCTTGGACTTGGGTTCCTTGGAACAGAAATCTTTGAATTTGTCACATATATTCATGAAGGAGCAACTTACCAAACAAGTGCTTTCGTATCTGCTTTAATGACAACTCTTGGAACACATGGTGCTCACGTTACACTTGGTCTTTTCTGGGGACTGTTCATCATCATGCAGGTTAGAAAGCAGGGTATTACTCCTGAAACTGCAAATAAATCGTTTATCTTTTCATTGTACTGGCACTTCTTAGACATTGTTTGGATCTTCATTTTCAGCTTTGTCTACTTGAAAGGATTGATGTAA
- the qoxD gene encoding cytochrome aa3 quinol oxidase subunit IV gives MKQLFPMKQVMGYVFSLILTVVALSVLMFDLSATTGMLILLVTAFAQASMQIVFFMHIGESEDRNTLYTNIGYSLFVGIVTILGTLLTMIWGYQ, from the coding sequence ATGAAACAACTATTCCCTATGAAGCAAGTAATGGGATATGTGTTCTCACTAATCCTAACAGTCGTCGCCCTTTCTGTTCTTATGTTTGATTTGTCTGCAACGACTGGCATGCTGATTCTTCTTGTTACAGCATTTGCTCAGGCTAGCATGCAAATTGTATTCTTCATGCATATTGGAGAATCAGAAGATAGAAATACATTGTACACAAATATTGGGTACTCTCTCTTCGTTGGTATTGTTACTATTCTTGGTACACTGCTAACTATGATTTGGGGCTATCAGTAA
- a CDS encoding ABC transporter permease subunit yields MLLVLLVLMPRETTSHREGTVDVMSYSFTWSSYKQNIVNYWTEVKENKTLGMTMYEDPVEEELIYYAKKSIVLIIPAFLLSIFFGVWKGIYDYRHTGGVGKLTGKGTTWVLQSVPDFFFIMVIQMFMFFCMKNDIWKPDIYGDEEWYNVFLPIFYLCMYPIAIIARLTAEALEEEETADYIRTARSKGAKEWAVIWKHALLNCWPKLVQHLMPIVLIIMSAMFVVEYLSMYRGIGTRLIRALQFNGWFYAGEPMVMDTAAIIGFSLLLMAILLVFQWLQEILAFFLVPVRKEDNK; encoded by the coding sequence TTGCTTTTGGTATTACTGGTCCTTATGCCTCGTGAAACAACCTCACATCGTGAGGGAACCGTTGACGTGATGAGTTATTCATTTACATGGAGCTCTTATAAGCAAAACATCGTTAATTATTGGACAGAGGTAAAAGAGAATAAAACACTTGGAATGACTATGTATGAAGATCCTGTGGAAGAAGAACTCATTTATTATGCTAAAAAAAGTATTGTACTTATTATTCCCGCTTTTTTACTGAGTATCTTTTTTGGTGTCTGGAAGGGAATATACGATTACCGTCATACTGGCGGTGTTGGGAAATTAACTGGGAAAGGAACCACTTGGGTTTTACAATCCGTCCCAGACTTCTTCTTTATTATGGTCATTCAGATGTTTATGTTCTTTTGTATGAAAAATGATATATGGAAACCGGATATTTATGGCGATGAAGAGTGGTACAACGTATTTTTACCGATTTTCTATCTTTGTATGTACCCGATTGCTATAATCGCTCGTCTAACTGCAGAAGCATTAGAGGAGGAAGAAACAGCTGATTATATTCGGACAGCACGTTCGAAAGGTGCTAAGGAGTGGGCGGTTATCTGGAAGCATGCCTTGTTGAATTGCTGGCCGAAGTTGGTACAGCATTTAATGCCGATTGTCTTAATTATCATGTCAGCGATGTTTGTGGTCGAATATTTATCAATGTATCGCGGTATTGGCACAAGACTTATTAGAGCCCTTCAGTTTAATGGGTGGTTTTATGCTGGTGAACCGATGGTCATGGATACTGCAGCAATAATAGGGTTCAGTTTATTATTGATGGCTATTTTACTAGTTTTCCAATGGCTTCAGGAGATTTTGGCCTTTTTCCTAGTTCCAGTACGGAAGGAGGATAATAAATGA
- a CDS encoding class I SAM-dependent methyltransferase — protein sequence MLNKQGFDIWANKYDQSVKVSEDQSLYPFAGYKKVINTIYNEIMQKKHALVLDIGIGTAILSHRLYDNGHSIDGLDFSAKMIEIAQAKMPKANVLECDFSAGLPKEIKEKKYDFIVSTYALHHLNDDEKLTFIKELLPLITDNGKIFIGDIAFQNRDNLEDCRKESITYWDDDEFYFVYDEFVVMLQTICTCEFHPISHCGGILILTK from the coding sequence ATGCTAAATAAACAAGGATTTGATATTTGGGCAAATAAGTATGATCAAAGTGTTAAAGTTAGTGAAGATCAATCCTTATATCCATTTGCGGGGTATAAGAAAGTAATCAACACCATTTATAATGAAATTATGCAGAAAAAACATGCGCTGGTGTTAGATATTGGTATAGGAACAGCGATTTTAAGTCACCGGCTATATGACAATGGGCATAGTATTGACGGTCTCGACTTTTCTGCTAAAATGATTGAAATTGCTCAAGCCAAAATGCCAAAAGCGAATGTACTAGAATGTGATTTTTCAGCAGGTTTGCCTAAAGAAATCAAAGAAAAGAAATATGATTTTATTGTAAGTACGTACGCTTTGCACCATTTAAACGATGATGAGAAATTGACGTTCATTAAAGAATTACTGCCATTAATAACGGATAACGGAAAAATTTTCATCGGGGACATTGCCTTTCAAAATCGGGATAATTTGGAGGATTGTAGAAAAGAAAGTATTACCTATTGGGATGATGATGAGTTTTATTTTGTATACGATGAATTTGTTGTCATGTTACAAACGATATGTACATGTGAATTTCATCCAATTTCACATTGTGGTGGTATTTTGATCCTAACCAAATAA
- a CDS encoding DMT family transporter, with the protein MWLLAALLTSCSFGINNTIFKWSNTKGYSKIHIQFFFYISAFFLTLGFSLISGKYHIHLLAIVLGATIGILNAYGNLQMSHAFDNGPASLTSPLIAANTLFPILCAGLIFKEHITLVQWVGILSMLGAALLIQYSPKASKNDHYTLWMLHILLAIFSFGVLGILMQVSSHLHIESVEVLTAMYGGGSAYLLITMIRKKEKVQHSEVKIGAAVSMLSLIGYSCYFYALNTGISSIVFPIVSLNCLVVVFIGCYLYKERLKLYQMAGVAIALIGIILTKI; encoded by the coding sequence TTGTGGTTACTGGCTGCCTTACTTACCAGCTGTTCTTTTGGAATTAACAACACAATCTTCAAATGGAGCAATACGAAAGGCTACTCCAAGATACATATTCAATTTTTCTTTTATATTTCTGCTTTTTTTCTTACATTAGGATTCAGCCTAATCAGCGGGAAATACCACATTCATCTTCTAGCAATTGTACTAGGGGCGACAATTGGTATTTTAAATGCATACGGCAATCTCCAGATGTCTCATGCCTTTGATAATGGGCCTGCTAGTTTAACTTCCCCTCTGATAGCAGCCAACACTCTATTTCCCATTCTATGTGCGGGTCTTATCTTTAAAGAACATATTACACTCGTTCAATGGGTAGGTATTCTGAGCATGCTTGGAGCGGCATTACTCATTCAATATTCACCGAAAGCTTCCAAAAATGATCATTATACCTTATGGATGCTGCATATTCTTTTAGCCATTTTTTCTTTTGGTGTACTTGGGATATTAATGCAGGTATCGTCTCATCTTCATATTGAGTCTGTCGAGGTTTTAACCGCCATGTATGGCGGGGGCAGTGCTTACTTACTTATAACAATGATAAGAAAGAAAGAAAAAGTACAACACTCAGAAGTTAAAATCGGCGCCGCGGTCTCTATGCTCAGTCTAATCGGTTACTCGTGTTACTTTTATGCATTGAATACTGGAATCTCCAGTATTGTCTTTCCTATTGTCAGCTTAAACTGCTTAGTGGTTGTTTTTATTGGCTGCTATCTTTATAAAGAGAGATTAAAGCTCTATCAAATGGCAGGTGTCGCTATCGCCTTAATCGGTATCATCTTAACAAAGATATAA
- a CDS encoding aspartate kinase, protein MKVVKFGGSSLASGEQLKKVIDIVTSDPERRIIVVSAPGKRNSEDIKVTDLLIACGEDQLAGEDAADLLETVILRYSDIASELELSEDIVSEISENFYSLLYADQKNPQRYLDGLKAGGEDNNAKLVAAFFIKEGYDTRYVNPFDAGLILTDKNGYVEVLPESYERLYELRNQKEILIFPGFFGYTADKEVLTFSRSGSDITGSILANGTKADLYENYTDVDAVYSVNPNVVRHPKEIKELTYREMRELSYAGFSVFHDEALIPAYRAGIPVQIKNTNNPECEGTKIVNERKNNNGPVIGIASDKGFCSIYISKYLMNREIGFGRKLLQILEENYVSYEHIPSGIDDITIILREYQIDRETEARIIKRIKEELHADEIEVQHDLALIMVVGEGMRHNVGTTARASQALAKEKVNIEMINQGSSEVSMMFGVKAKDEKKAVQALYQEFFSEVAAIIV, encoded by the coding sequence ATGAAAGTTGTGAAATTTGGCGGTAGTTCGCTGGCTTCGGGAGAACAGCTGAAGAAGGTAATTGATATCGTCACAAGTGATCCTGAACGAAGGATTATAGTCGTATCGGCTCCAGGGAAGCGAAACTCAGAGGATATAAAAGTCACCGATCTATTAATTGCTTGTGGGGAGGATCAACTGGCTGGAGAAGACGCGGCGGATTTACTGGAAACCGTAATTCTCCGCTATTCAGATATTGCTTCAGAATTAGAGCTTAGTGAAGATATTGTTTCTGAAATTAGTGAAAACTTCTATTCGCTCCTCTATGCTGATCAAAAAAATCCACAGAGGTATTTAGATGGGTTGAAGGCAGGCGGCGAAGACAATAATGCTAAACTTGTAGCAGCCTTTTTCATAAAAGAAGGATACGATACCCGTTATGTGAACCCTTTTGATGCAGGGTTAATTCTTACAGATAAAAATGGATATGTCGAAGTACTGCCCGAATCATATGAACGCCTTTACGAACTTCGTAATCAAAAGGAAATTCTAATTTTCCCTGGATTTTTTGGATATACAGCAGACAAAGAAGTGCTCACATTCTCTCGAAGTGGTTCGGATATAACAGGTTCAATCCTAGCTAATGGGACAAAAGCAGATTTATATGAAAACTATACGGACGTTGATGCCGTCTATTCAGTCAATCCGAATGTAGTAAGACATCCGAAAGAAATTAAGGAGTTAACGTACCGCGAAATGCGGGAGCTTTCTTATGCTGGTTTTTCAGTATTTCACGATGAAGCGTTAATTCCCGCTTATCGTGCAGGCATCCCAGTACAAATAAAAAATACAAATAATCCCGAATGTGAAGGGACAAAGATTGTTAACGAAAGAAAAAACAATAATGGTCCAGTTATTGGTATCGCAAGCGACAAGGGGTTCTGCAGTATCTATATTAGTAAGTACTTAATGAACCGTGAAATAGGTTTTGGGAGAAAATTATTACAAATTCTCGAAGAAAATTATGTTTCCTATGAACATATCCCTTCCGGTATTGATGATATAACCATTATTCTAAGAGAATACCAAATTGATCGAGAAACAGAAGCACGCATTATTAAGAGAATTAAAGAGGAACTTCATGCAGATGAAATAGAGGTTCAACATGATTTGGCTTTAATTATGGTTGTGGGTGAGGGTATGCGTCATAATGTCGGAACAACAGCAAGAGCTTCTCAAGCGCTGGCTAAAGAAAAGGTCAACATTGAGATGATTAATCAAGGTTCATCAGAAGTGAGCATGATGTTCGGTGTGAAAGCCAAAGATGAAAAGAAGGCAGTTCAAGCCCTCTATCAGGAATTTTTTTCAGAAGTAGCGGCAATCATTGTGTAA
- a CDS encoding DUF3953 domain-containing protein — MEEKKFDILMLFQIIFAILVMLIGIYGKVMENYNLLPLMLILLSITLLIMGLREYKRTKGLLWGIFILCTSLYILFSAVEGIMNN, encoded by the coding sequence ATGGAAGAAAAAAAGTTTGATATTTTAATGTTATTTCAAATAATTTTCGCAATCCTTGTTATGTTAATTGGTATTTACGGTAAGGTTATGGAAAACTACAACTTACTACCATTGATGTTAATACTTCTGAGTATAACGTTACTTATAATGGGGTTACGAGAATATAAAAGAACTAAGGGTTTATTGTGGGGTATCTTCATTTTATGTACTTCGTTATACATTTTATTCTCTGCTGTTGAAGGCATTATGAATAATTGA
- a CDS encoding sensor histidine kinase: MGNWLIHLRVVMYILISLMYFVKAPDQILLKGIIFIITAIFVYNHFFQYDFYKSKIKLSTILIDGMLCFIYGFLFPSSTLYFILVGVTAITLFLSEFAKKVRHRLLWGSFFLWVIVMIECYVRIGYVDLFNNLTGVSFVVFGTVVGDLIRKLYEASEVVTLQYEHMSRSHQELEDAHQQLQQYAQTVEQLTVDRERNRIAREIHDTVGHKMTALLVQLQLARELMKQDRPKAETALSICGVLARDALEEVRFSVKTIHSEEGSQQTFTSSVRKLFEDFHKSAGLQTTFDLAGDPASIPSTLQPTLIRIIQESMTNAKRHGQATLCHVILSCTKEKITLTIKDNGCGISKVTPGFGLINMKERIEEHGGTVFFQSILQGGFEIDVELPLHQKRWIIGGAS; this comes from the coding sequence TTGGGGAATTGGTTAATCCATCTTCGAGTGGTTATGTATATCTTGATTAGCTTAATGTATTTTGTAAAGGCGCCTGATCAGATTCTGCTAAAAGGAATCATTTTCATCATAACAGCTATTTTTGTGTACAATCATTTTTTTCAATATGACTTCTATAAAAGTAAAATTAAACTTTCAACTATTTTAATTGATGGCATGCTGTGCTTCATTTACGGATTCCTTTTTCCTTCTTCAACATTGTATTTTATTCTTGTAGGAGTGACTGCTATCACACTGTTCCTCTCTGAATTTGCTAAAAAAGTACGTCATCGTTTGTTATGGGGGAGCTTTTTTTTATGGGTAATTGTCATGATAGAATGCTATGTTCGTATTGGATACGTTGATTTATTTAACAATTTAACAGGCGTTTCTTTTGTTGTTTTCGGGACAGTAGTGGGTGATTTAATTCGGAAATTATATGAAGCTAGTGAAGTGGTCACTTTACAATATGAACATATGAGTCGTTCACATCAAGAATTAGAAGATGCACATCAGCAATTACAACAGTATGCACAGACAGTAGAACAGTTAACGGTAGATCGAGAACGAAACCGGATAGCTCGAGAAATACATGATACGGTTGGACATAAAATGACAGCTTTGCTTGTGCAGTTACAGCTAGCTCGCGAATTAATGAAACAAGATAGACCAAAAGCAGAAACAGCATTGAGCATCTGTGGAGTATTAGCAAGGGATGCATTGGAGGAAGTGCGTTTTTCGGTTAAGACCATCCACAGTGAGGAAGGCTCACAACAAACATTTACCTCCTCCGTTCGTAAATTGTTTGAAGACTTTCATAAATCAGCCGGTCTACAAACAACATTTGATTTAGCTGGTGATCCAGCTAGTATCCCGAGCACGCTACAGCCGACACTTATTCGAATTATTCAAGAGTCTATGACAAATGCCAAACGCCACGGACAAGCAACCCTTTGTCATGTGATACTTTCTTGTACCAAAGAAAAAATTACGTTAACGATAAAGGATAATGGATGTGGAATTAGTAAAGTTACGCCTGGTTTTGGTCTAATTAATATGAAAGAACGAATTGAAGAACATGGAGGGACCGTGTTTTTTCAAAGTATTCTTCAAGGAGGGTTCGAGATTGATGTTGAATTACCGTTACACCAGAAACGTTGGATAATAGGAGGGGCCTCATGA
- a CDS encoding response regulator transcription factor, with translation MIRVLIADDQALIREGLSALLNLREEIEVIGIAEDGQDAYEQAIHFQPDIVLMDIRMPKVDGVKGTQLITSQLPNTKVLMLTTFKDSELIFQALEEGAAGYLLKDLSVDAIVKAIMTVLSGGMVLPPQLTAEIIHELKRNKENDASTIQIPKLFHELSLREVEVLRHLGEGRNNKEIAASLYITEGTVKNHVSNIISKLEMRDRTQAAIFAVRYGITVF, from the coding sequence ATGATTAGAGTATTGATTGCAGACGATCAAGCATTGATTCGTGAAGGATTATCAGCACTACTTAATCTTAGGGAAGAAATAGAGGTAATTGGAATCGCTGAAGATGGTCAAGATGCTTATGAACAGGCGATTCATTTTCAGCCTGATATTGTTTTAATGGATATCCGTATGCCAAAAGTAGATGGAGTGAAAGGGACTCAACTAATTACATCGCAACTACCAAATACCAAAGTCCTAATGTTGACTACATTTAAAGACAGTGAGTTAATATTTCAGGCATTGGAGGAAGGCGCAGCGGGTTACTTATTAAAAGATCTCTCTGTGGATGCTATTGTTAAGGCGATCATGACGGTATTGTCGGGAGGAATGGTCCTTCCCCCGCAGCTAACAGCCGAGATCATTCATGAGCTGAAAAGGAATAAGGAGAATGATGCTTCAACAATACAAATACCTAAACTATTTCATGAACTTTCTCTTCGTGAAGTTGAGGTTCTGCGCCATTTGGGGGAGGGGCGTAATAATAAAGAAATTGCTGCTAGTCTTTATATCACCGAAGGCACGGTCAAGAATCATGTCTCTAACATCATAAGTAAACTGGAAATGCGCGATCGAACTCAGGCTGCCATATTTGCGGTTAGGTACGGAATAACTGTTTTTTAG